One window of Oncorhynchus kisutch isolate 150728-3 linkage group LG25, Okis_V2, whole genome shotgun sequence genomic DNA carries:
- the ifngr1l1 gene encoding interferon gamma receptor 1-like, whose amino-acid sequence MAWVRIVRISLILVLSQQVVTYVPPPVNVSLICHNFHNVIYWNYSEPSLQPQFNVEMTRKYSGAALVCSNTSLYHCDVSSFTKVIEEGYRFILTAVGQNTNYSEISFTYDDTMYPDLVDVQCSLDFPPVNISAVSNQMIKVQFIHPFHIYKYAIIKNERPDHKEFDYMVVAEDHLKQHSFACSYKQHHVCEAEIPVDEKMDRHCVKMKGKMNNVHVSAHQNICIEGKHGDSGPSYTALYIVIPIVAIVVIAFIVWLIYSKLTSGSFPQPKILASILSHMGSVRSLMLPERAILSEVQTGGSPLLQTPMESLPDETLTVFSTPQEEVLRLPIGLKDQERSGGEVMLPNEGSGSSLQVTRELGLEVKSDSSDKPDYDFPHRPVIIPVIEEMSSGDTVTGYKI is encoded by the exons ATGGCCTGGGTAAGGATAGTCCGCATTTCCCTGATCTTGGTTTTAAGCCAACAGGTCGTCACTTATG TTCCTCCTCCCGTCAACGTGAGCCTCATCTGCCACAATTTTCACAATGTGATCTATTGGAACTACAgtgaaccatctctgcagccacAGTTCAATGTGGAAATGACAAGAAAATATTCTGG TGCTGCCTTGGTTTGTTCAAACACTTCCCTCTACCACTGCGATGTCTCCTCATTTACCAAAGTAATAGAAGAGGGCTACCGTTTCATATTGACTGCTGTTGGACAGAATACCAATTACTCCGAAATTTCATTCACCTACGATGATACAATGTATCCAGACCTGGTGGATGTACAGT gCTCATTGGATTTCCCACCTGTCAACATCTCTGCTGTATCTAATCAAATGATCAAAGTTCAATTCATTCACCCATTTCACATCTACAAATATGCCATCATCAAAAATGAAAGACCGGATCATAAGGAATTTGATTACATGGTTGTCGCAGAAGATCACTTG AAACAACACAGCTTTGCCTGCTCTTACAAGCAACACCATGTGTGTGAGGCTGAAATACCAGTCGATGAAAAGATGGATAGGCACTGCGTCAAGATGAAAGGAAAAATGAACAATGTTCATGTCTCAGCTCACCAGAACATATGCATTGAGGGGAAGCATGGGGATTCCG GTCCTAGCTACACTGCCCTCTACATTGTGATCCCTATCGTTGCCATAGTGGTGATTGCGTTCATCGTGTGGCTGATATACAGTAAACTGACAAGCGGCTCATTCCCTCAACCAAAGATTTTG GCTTCCATACTGTCACATATGGGTTCAGTTAGGTCACTTATGCTCCCTGAGAGAGCCATCCTGAGTGAGGTACAAACAGGTGGCTCCCCCCTGCTGCAGACCCCCATGGAATCTTTGCCAGATGAGACCCTCACAGTCTTCAGTACCCCCCAGGAAGAGGTCCTCCGCCTCCCCATTGGACTGAAAGACCAGGAGAGGAGCGGTGGGGAGGTCATGTTGCCTAACGAGGGGTCAGGCTCTTCACTGCAGGTAACGAGAGAGTTGGGACTGGAGGTGAAGAGCGACAGCTCAGATAAGCCAGACTATGACTTCCCCCATAGACCTGTGATTATTCCTGTGATAGAGGAGATGAGTTCTGGGGACACTGTTACAGGATACAAAATCTGA